The Gemmatimonadaceae bacterium region GACGCGCTCCTCCTGACACTTGGCGCGCGACCTGCCATCGTCACTTCAACGCGACGCCTTCGCTGGCGCGCCTACGATGGGCCGGCCAAGCCTGCTACGAATCTTGGTTCCGACGACGCGGAAGGCCCAAAGTTGGATCGGGATTTCGTAAAGGCGCTGCCGTCCTTACAACGCTGCCGTCCTTGCAGCGCCAACGTCCTTGCAGCGCCAACGTCCTTACAGCGCTGCCGTCCTTACAGCGCTGCCGTCCTTACAGCGCTGCCGTCCTTACAACGCTGACTTCCTAAGGGCGCACTTACGGGCGAAGCCAGACGCCGTTAGACGGTTGGCGCTTCTAGGCCGTTGGCGCTCCAAGGCCGTTGGCGCTCTAAGGCCGTTGGCGCTCTAAGGCCGTTGGGGCTCTAAGGCCGTTGGCGCTCTAAGGACGTTGGCGCTGCTACAGGCCGTTCACCGCTTTGCCTCGCTGAACAGCTCAACGAGATCGACCTCTAACGGCTCGCCCGTCGCAGTTGGTCTCCAGCTCAACGTGTCTGTGAGGATTTCCGGCCGCTCGTCATCCGGCCTCCACCGTTCGACGAGCTCGCTCTCCGGATCGACGAGCCACAGCTCGACGCGCTCTTTCTGATACGTCGGCCGTTTCCCCACGCGATCGTGTCGCGCCGAGCCAAGCGAAACGACCTCCACGGCGAGCGACAATTCGTGCGCGGCATAGCGATGGCCGGACAGAAGGTCTCTCGCCGTCGCTACGAGCAGGTCTGGTTGTAGTACGGTCCGA contains the following coding sequences:
- a CDS encoding Uma2 family endonuclease, with the translated sequence MPLSSRPQRRFTLQEFERLRDAAPPGPRHEFLDGEILVTPSPNRVHQRLVLRLAMLIAPFVQTNGLGELLIAPFDVRFEDRTVLQPDLLVATARDLLSGHRYAAHELSLAVEVVSLGSARHDRVGKRPTYQKERVELWLVDPESELVERWRPDDERPEILTDTLSWRPTATGEPLEVDLVELFSEAKR